The following coding sequences are from one Ferrimicrobium sp. window:
- a CDS encoding GGDEF domain-containing phosphodiesterase, translated as MNNLQHGTPWFEIADFQDSVKKTMVRLGQQADEEWSVSTETIGPLIAALAPSLVDPEASLKGAELAGLTLQRHGLPLSACSMLIETLASLTIVARQDVPASLIERQRQRLVGRAIDTLDRRYRHELRSALTFGHHDPLTGLLNRRGLVEALTAALQRAQRNHSHIAVSIIDVDALVAQTETHDPRDRERALVGYAHRLDSLTRSTDAVARLGDTSFALLIEGAKDRVEVMAIMERELASLDEMSASIPRDNTVSWHAGMAISPDDGDDALDLLDAAEAALEQALALGPTEGLQLVASPPRSTTPPSKMRAIHSLIARGTDHLEVRYQPIVNLHTGAIARLEALVRLRSPAGIIGPEDFITALSRDERHRVFESVLEQVADHAASRGLSLPISINIEPDLISSDTCAQSIIDRWRERGLDPKQLGVEVIETQDLVSLAYGPLSLLKEAGHHIALDDFGSGYASLSRIMSFPFDEVKLDRAFSEPIDLLNVGLPLMTVAIDASKLLGIELVIEGIEDPRMVPVLDALGAQLGQGYALARPLTIDALLELADPLPLPPSTGGSHELLVAGVKTFRWERAIIAFAASEGGDELARQPCSIEGQLKHVDLIALHRAQHALIGRIMKNHDLPAIDELVSLGAELRLRVSTRLIAN; from the coding sequence GTGAACAATCTGCAACATGGAACGCCCTGGTTCGAGATAGCCGATTTCCAAGACAGCGTCAAAAAAACGATGGTACGCCTCGGGCAACAAGCTGACGAAGAATGGTCGGTCTCAACCGAGACGATAGGGCCGCTCATCGCAGCGCTCGCCCCATCGCTGGTCGACCCCGAAGCCAGTCTCAAAGGGGCAGAGCTAGCAGGACTGACCCTGCAGCGACATGGACTGCCCCTCTCTGCCTGCTCGATGCTCATCGAGACGTTAGCGTCGTTAACGATCGTGGCTCGCCAAGATGTACCCGCCTCCCTGATCGAACGCCAACGTCAGCGTCTCGTTGGCCGCGCCATCGACACTTTGGACCGACGGTACCGGCACGAGCTGCGATCTGCACTGACCTTTGGCCATCATGATCCACTGACCGGGCTCTTGAATCGCCGCGGCCTCGTCGAAGCGCTCACCGCCGCTCTCCAGCGAGCCCAACGCAACCATTCACATATCGCCGTATCGATCATCGACGTGGATGCGCTCGTGGCCCAAACCGAGACACATGACCCGCGTGACCGGGAGCGGGCGCTCGTCGGCTATGCCCACCGGCTTGACTCCCTAACTCGGTCCACCGACGCTGTCGCCCGCCTTGGAGACACGAGCTTTGCACTCCTCATCGAGGGTGCGAAGGATCGCGTTGAGGTAATGGCCATCATGGAGCGAGAACTCGCAAGTCTCGACGAAATGAGTGCCTCCATACCTCGCGACAACACAGTGAGCTGGCACGCTGGCATGGCCATCTCTCCAGACGACGGTGATGACGCGCTCGATCTGCTCGACGCCGCCGAGGCTGCACTCGAGCAGGCGTTAGCCTTAGGACCGACCGAGGGTCTCCAGTTAGTCGCATCACCGCCTCGGTCCACCACACCGCCATCGAAAATGCGGGCTATTCATTCCCTCATCGCCCGTGGAACGGACCATCTCGAGGTGCGCTACCAGCCCATCGTCAACCTTCACACGGGTGCCATCGCACGGCTTGAGGCCCTGGTTCGCCTCCGCTCGCCAGCAGGGATCATCGGCCCTGAGGACTTCATCACAGCGCTGTCGAGGGATGAACGCCATCGCGTCTTTGAGTCAGTGCTCGAACAAGTGGCTGACCACGCCGCCTCGCGAGGCCTATCACTACCGATCTCCATCAATATCGAGCCGGATCTCATCTCAAGTGACACCTGCGCTCAGTCGATCATCGACCGCTGGCGCGAACGTGGACTCGACCCAAAACAACTTGGCGTCGAGGTCATCGAGACACAAGATCTCGTATCGTTGGCCTATGGCCCACTTTCTTTGCTCAAGGAAGCGGGCCACCACATCGCCCTGGACGACTTCGGAAGCGGATACGCTTCACTGTCGCGTATCATGAGTTTCCCCTTCGATGAGGTAAAACTCGATCGCGCCTTCTCGGAACCAATCGACCTCCTCAACGTCGGACTTCCACTCATGACCGTCGCCATCGATGCAAGCAAACTCCTCGGGATCGAGCTCGTCATCGAGGGAATCGAAGATCCTCGAATGGTGCCCGTTCTAGACGCACTCGGGGCTCAACTCGGGCAAGGCTATGCGCTTGCACGACCGCTGACCATCGACGCGCTTCTCGAACTCGCTGATCCCCTCCCGCTCCCGCCATCGACCGGGGGCTCTCACGAGTTGCTCGTCGCGGGAGTAAAGACTTTTCGATGGGAGCGAGCCATCATCGCCTTCGCCGCAAGCGAAGGGGGCGATGAACTGGCGAGGCAGCCCTGCAGCATCGAAGGTCAACTTAAGCACGTTGATTTGATCGCATTACATCGCGCCCAACACGCCTTGATCGGCCGCATCATGAAAAACCATGACCTACCGGCGATTGACGAACTCGTAAGTCTTGGAGCCGAACTACGTCTCAGAGTCTCGACTCGACTCATAGCCAACTGA
- a CDS encoding prephenate dehydrogenase/arogenate dehydrogenase family protein: protein MPEAVTDARYRLGCVGILGLGHMGASLAGALATRVSVLGFDPDARAIAYVTGVFGIRGAQSLQELVTQCSVIMIAAPTPKVPVLRAELDALAELVGTRPVVCDIASVKADLGLGSQRDLALRFVSLHPMAGREGNGAMSADPTIFARANWVVVLSGCEEPEALLMAISIPLALGNGVVPMWLAQHDEAIASVSTLPHVSAAALARAVGTSEDRDLLSLLAAGSIRDGVRVARTDPRRIVEMVYPNRSALRLAIDALIDELLACRDHLDDVVWLSDWMGQAHLNASALAREVGEVTHKYVALEALGDELGRLASAHRLVVGLDWQAPQLRVDSVGYESSRDSET from the coding sequence ATGCCAGAGGCTGTCACGGATGCTCGGTACCGACTTGGCTGTGTCGGGATTCTCGGGCTTGGCCACATGGGGGCGTCACTGGCTGGTGCGCTCGCAACCCGGGTATCGGTCCTCGGTTTTGACCCGGACGCCCGAGCCATTGCCTATGTCACGGGTGTGTTCGGTATTCGGGGCGCCCAATCATTGCAAGAGCTTGTGACCCAATGTTCAGTGATCATGATCGCCGCGCCGACGCCGAAGGTTCCGGTGCTAAGAGCCGAGCTGGATGCGCTGGCCGAGCTGGTGGGTACTCGGCCGGTCGTGTGTGATATCGCCTCCGTAAAGGCTGATCTTGGACTAGGGAGCCAACGAGATTTGGCGCTACGGTTCGTGAGTCTGCACCCGATGGCTGGGCGCGAAGGCAATGGGGCCATGAGTGCAGACCCGACGATCTTTGCTCGGGCGAACTGGGTGGTGGTTCTCTCCGGGTGTGAAGAGCCTGAGGCGCTGCTCATGGCGATCAGTATTCCTTTGGCCCTTGGCAACGGCGTTGTGCCGATGTGGCTGGCCCAACACGATGAGGCAATCGCTAGTGTGTCGACCTTGCCGCATGTGAGCGCGGCTGCCCTCGCCCGTGCCGTCGGTACGAGCGAAGATCGCGATCTCCTCTCCTTGTTGGCCGCAGGTTCCATTCGCGACGGTGTGCGTGTGGCGCGTACCGATCCTCGTCGGATCGTTGAGATGGTCTACCCAAACCGCAGCGCACTGCGCTTGGCTATCGATGCCCTGATCGACGAGCTGCTCGCCTGCCGTGATCATCTCGATGACGTGGTATGGTTATCCGACTGGATGGGTCAGGCTCATCTCAATGCGAGTGCCCTTGCGCGAGAGGTCGGCGAGGTGACACACAAGTATGTGGCGCTCGAAGCGCTCGGCGACGAACTCGGACGCTTGGCGAGTGCTCACCGCCTTGTTGTAGGCCTAGACTGGCAAGCCCCTCAGCTGCGAGTGGACTCAGTTGGCTATGAGTCGAGTCGAGACTCTGAGACGTAG